A portion of the Diceros bicornis minor isolate mBicDic1 chromosome 20, mDicBic1.mat.cur, whole genome shotgun sequence genome contains these proteins:
- the LOC131418980 gene encoding LOW QUALITY PROTEIN: olfactory receptor 1I1 (The sequence of the model RefSeq protein was modified relative to this genomic sequence to represent the inferred CDS: inserted 3 bases in 2 codons), with the protein MEPENQTAVSEFLLLGLAEEPEHQTLLFGLFLSTYLVIVFGTLLTSLAIITDSHLHTPXYFFLSNLSLVDIFFFSITVPKMLVNLQTQSQAIPFAGCLAQMYTFHLFGTMDSFLLAMMAIDQFVAIVHPLRYSVIVSPRICVLPVGGPWLITNLQSLVHTCLTAQLTFCAGSEIPHFCDLMPLLKLSCLDTHTNELVIFAFGIIMGVSPLSCILLSYXCIFQAVFKIPSAQGKWKAFSTCGSHLTMVSLFYGTIFAVYLQPTSPASSQKDKAAALMCGVVIPMLNPFIYSLRNKDMKMALRKPISKGAPSQS; encoded by the exons ATGGAACCAGAAAACCAAACAGCAGTCTCAGAATTCCTCCTCCTGGGACTCGCAGAAGAACCAGAGCATCAGACCCTCCTCTTTGGGCTGTTCCTCTCCACGTACCTGGTCATTGTCTTTGGAACCCTGCTCACCAGCCTGGCCATCATCACAGACTCCCATCTCCACAcgc tgtacttcttcctctccaatctgTCCCTTGTCGACATCTTCTTCTTTTCTATCACTGTCCCCAAGATGCTGGTGAACCTCCAGACCCAGAGTCAGGCCATCCCCTTTGCAGGCTGCCTAGCCCAGATGTACACATTCCACTTGTTCGGGACCATGGACAGCTTCCTCCTGGCCATGATGGCCATTGACCAGTTTGTGGCCATTGTCCACCCTCTGCGCTACTCGGTCATCGTGAGCCCCCGTATCTGTGTGCTGCCAGTAGGGGGGCCGTGGCTCATCACCAACCTCCAGTCACTTGTGCACACCTGCCTCACGGCTCAGCTGACCTTCTGTGCCGGCTCTGAAATCCCCCACTTCTGCGACCTCATGCCCCTGCTGAAGCTCTCCTGCTTGGACACACACACCAATGAGCTGGTGATCTTTGCTTTCGGCATCATCATGGGTGTCAGCCCACTCTCGTGCATCCTGCTCTCCTA CTGCATTTTCCAAGCGGTCTTCAAGATCCCTTCTGCTCAGGGCAAGTGGAAAGCCTTCTCCACTTGCGGCTCGCACCTCACCATGGTGTCACTGTTCTATGGCACCATCTTTGCCGTGTACTTGCAGCCCACATCTCCCGCCTCCTCCCAGAAGGACAAGGCAGCCGCCCTGATGTGTGGAGTAGTCATCCCCATGCTGAACCCCTTTATCTACAGCCTAAGGAACAAGGACATGAAGATGGCCTTGAGGAAGCCCATCAGCAAAGGAGCCCCCTCTCAGTCCTAG